The DNA segment GGACCTGACCCGCGAGCTGAAGGGTCAGAAAGCAGGTAATACCCCGCAAACCCCTGCCATCAACCTGATCTACGCCCTGTCCGCCGCGCTGGACCGCCCATTGAGTGTGCCGCTGGAGGTGCTGTGGGCCGAGCAGGAGCGCAAGGCAAAGGCACTGATCGCCGCTGGGACCGCGCTGGGCTGCCCGTCTTGGACCGCCCGCCCCAGTCCTGCAGTCGCCGTATTGAAGGCCCCCGAAGGGTTGACGGGCCGCCAGATCGCCGCCGCCCTGACGGGCCTGGGTCAGCGCGCCCTGGCGGGTCAGGCCCCCCACGAGGACACCGTGTTCCGCGTCAGCACGATGGGCTACGCGGACCGCTACGACGCTTTAGGTGTCGCCGGAATGCTGGAAGACGCCTTCGCCGCTCTGGGCCACGAGTTCGAGCGGGGTGTGGCCGTGTCGGCAGCGTGGGCGGCGATGAAGTAGGGAGAGGGAGAAACATCAAACCGCCAGAGCGATAAAACTCGCTGCTGGCGGCTTGATTTTTGAATCCTCTGGTTTACTCTAGAACGGTAATTCCCGAATCCCTCACGCGCTGCTTGACGTCTTTCGTCCCCTCGCCGCTGACGCGCATCACGAAACGGCGGTGACCGTCACGCCCGTCGTAGGTGGCGACGCTAATGATGTTGCTGGGCGCAATGGCGCGCGTGGCTTTTTCCAGGCTGCCGGGGGTGTCGGGCATCTCCAGCGTGATGCGCTGGCCGCCCTCACGCATGCCCAGGATCTCGGTGAAGGCGCGCAGCACGTCCATCGTGGTGATGATGCCGCTGAGCTTGCCGCTGTCGTCCAGCACGGGCAGGCCGCCCACATGGTGTTCCTGCATCCGCAGCGCGGCATCTTCCATGTACTCGCCCTCGGCTGCCGTGATCACCGGGCGGGCCATCATCTCGGCCACCGTCAGCTTGCTCAGCAGGTAATTCAGCTCCCACACGCTCAGGGTGGTGGCCTTGCTGGGCATGGCGTCCTTGAGGTCCTTGCGGGTGGTGATCCCGATCAGCTTGCCCTTATCCATCACGGGCAGGCGGCGGAAATTGCCGTCCTTGAGGGTCTTCAGCGCTTCCATGACGGGCGTGCTGGGGGTCACGGTTACAGGGTCACGGGTCATCCAGTCGCGTACAAGCATGGTAAAAGTCTACTGGATTACGCTTAGGTAGACATGCCGTTAATTCCCGGTCCCGGCCCACCGGCTGTGATGGTAGCGCCCAAGGGGAGGATGGATGTGGGTTTCGCCCGTGCTAGACGCAATCCGTTCTGCTCCTGCCCACTCTTGTCATGAACAGATTGTCGTCGTGGGATAGCACCCGTATGGGGTGACTCCTCCCCGTGCCTGGGACAGATCGAAGACAGGAAGCTCTTCCTCTTCTACGACGCTTTTCAAGTCTGCTGGCACAGCTCTGCGAGTCCCGTTCGGATTTCCAGGTGTTTCCAACACCTTTTCATCGGAGTCCGTACTACAGCACCAGCACGCCGTGGTGCTTGGCCTTGTCCTGCGGCTCCACATGAATGGTGATGCTGCTGCCTGGAATCTCGGCGCGGATGGCGTCTTCCAGGCGGTCACAGATGGTGTGGGCCTGCTGCACGGACATCTCGCCGGGGACCACCATATGGAACTCGATGAAGGCCAGACGCCCGGCGTGGCGGGTTCGCAGGTCGTGCATTTCCAGCGCGCCGTCGCCGTGTTCGCTCATGATCCGGCGGATGCCTTTCTCGGTCTGCGGGTCCACGGCGGCGTCCATCAGACCGCCCACGCTCTCGCGCATCAGGCCAAAACCACTCCAGAGAATGTTGACGGCCACCAGCAGGGCCATCACTGGGTCCAGCCAGCTCAGCCCGGTCAGTTTGGCGGCCAGCAGGCCCAGCAGCACGCCCACACTGGTCAGCACGTCAGTCCTGAGATGTCGCCCGTCGGCCAGCAGCGCCGGGGAGCGCAACTCGGCCCCCGCCCGCAGCAGCAGCCCAGCCCACAGCATGTTGATCACGCTCGCCCCCGCGTTGACCAGCAGGCCCGCGTAGGGGGCGGCCAGTTCGTGAGGGTTCATCAGCCCGCCAATCGCCTCGCGCCCGATGCTCAGGGCCGCCAGCACGATCAGCACGCCCTCGGCCACCGCGCTGAAATACTCGGCCTTGGTGTGCCCGTAGGGATGGTTCTGATCGGCGGGCAGGGCCGCCACGCGCAGCGCCACGAAGGCGGCCAGCGCCGCCGCCACGTTGACCACGCTCTCCAGCGCGTCCGAGTACAGCGCCACGCTGCTGGTCATCAGGTAGGCCACGAACTTCAGCCCCAGCACCACCAGCGCCACTCCCACCGTCCACAGCGCCAGTTGCGCCGCCCGTCCGGTTCCCTGTGGCCGGGGTGAGTTCTGGGCAGAAGACGGCGCGCTCATGTCAGGAGGCTAGCAGGGTTAGTCATGACAAAAGGCGTGGTGGGGGGTGTGGAACTGGGCCGGAGACAGTCTGGAATGGAGTTGATGAGGGTAGTTGATCTGTCTGTGACAGAGGCGCGTAACCCTCGGAACACCGGTCTTAATGAAACTTCGGTCAGATGGGGGTGGAGGCCCGTAGTGGCCGCATCGGAACTGCCCACTGACACGGGCGTCAGCCATCCGTCATGCTGCTGACGGTAAGCTGAAGCACTATTAACGTTGCCCCCTGCCCCACTCATGGCCCGTCATGTTGCCCGGCTTAACCTGCATCTCGGAGGTACCACCCGTGAAGAAATTCTTGATGATCCCCGCAGCCCTGCTGCTGTCCACCGCCGCCGCCGCCCCCAAGATCAGTGCCCAGAGCATCATCGTGAACCCCACCACCCCCGACCTGAGCGTCAGCGTACGCGTCGACAAGGACTCCAGTGGCGCACAGAACCCGGCCTACAAGGTCGGCGACAAGGCCGTGATCAGCGCCACCGTCAACCGTGACGCCTACGTCTACCTGTTCAACGTCAACCCCGACGGCAGCGTGGACCAGATCCTGCCCAACCGCCTGAGCGAGGCCAACTTCGTCAAGGCCAACACCACCCGCAGCTTCCCCGCCCCCGGCGACAAGTTCACCTTCGACATTGCTGGCCCCATCGGCCAGAACAAGGTGCTGGCGCTGGCCAGCCTGACTGAACTGAATCTGGGCCAGATCAGCTCTTTCAAGACCACCCAGGACCAGTTCGCCACCGTGAACGCCAAGAGCCAGGCCGGACTGGCGCAGGCCCTGAGCATCGTGGTCACGCCAATTCCCCAGAACTCCTGGGTGTCTGATACGGCGTTCTACACGGTTGCTGGCGTGACGCCGATCAGCACCGGCAGCCTGTTCGTGGGGGCCAACGTGGACAACGCCACCGTGACCCTGAACGGCCAGCGGCTGGGCGGCGCGAACGTCACCTATAACGATCTGCGCCCCGGCAGCTACCCCGTGCGCGTACAGGCCCCCGGCTACCGCGACATCTCCACCACCGTCGCCATCCGTGCCGGAGCCACTACCAATGTGAACGCCGAGTTCGCCGCCGTGGTGGTCACCCCACCCGCTCCCACCAAGCTGACTATCACTATCCGTAGCAGCGTGAACAACGCCCGCGTGTTCGTGGACGGACGGGAAGCCGGCACCATCGGCAACGGCAGCCTGAACGTGCAGGTGGACCGGGGCAGCCACGAGATCGTGTTGATCGCCCCCGGCTACCGCACCTTCCTCAGCACCTACAACGTGACCACCAACGGTCAGATCACCATCAACCCCACCCGCTAAATTCAGCCCTGTGGTTGTGATCCCCCGCCTCGTTGGCGGGGTTTTTTCCGTTTCAGAAGCGTGAAGAGAGGCCCGGTTCCTGCTAGGTGCCGATTACAGCGGCCCGTCTGTCAGCAGATCGTGCAGCACCCGCGCGGTCATGCCCCAGATGTCGTGGCCCTGCCAGGGGTAGCGGTACAGGATCACCGGCTGCCCGTCCGGCATCTGGCGGTTTTCCTGGGTGGGGGTCAGGGCGCGCAGTTCCGAGAGGGTGGGCAGCAGAAGCTGGGCCACCTCACCCGATAGTCTCAGCGCGGGCTGGGCCGGAACGCGTGCCAGTACTGGGGTGACATGAAAGCCCGCCGGGGTATACACGTCGTCCATCTCGCCCAGCACGGTCACGGTGGCGGGGTCCAGGCCCACCTCCTCCCACGCCTCGCGCACGGCCCCGGCGATCACACTTTCCCCGGCCTCCAGGCTGCCGCCCGGAAAGGCGATCTGGCCCCGGTGGGTGGGGAGTTCCGAGGACCGCACGGTCAGCAGCACGCGCGGGTCTGCCTCACGCGTCAGGGCCACCAGCACGGCGGCGGGGCGGTAGTTGGGCAGGTGCAGCGTCTGACGGCGGCGCGCGGCCAGCCAGCCCTCCCAGGGATCTAAATTGCCTCTGGTTTGAACATCTTCGAGCAACGAAGCGTCCAGTGGGTCCGTGCTGGGCGAATCGCTCACGGGGCGGCGCTCTCGTCCGGAAGCCCTTCCAGGGTACGCGTGCTGTGGTCCCGCAGCGCCAGTTCGGCGTCCACACCCTGTGCGCGTGCCCAGGCCACTACGGCGGCCAGCACGTCTGCAACGCCCTGTGGCGAATCGGGGGCGGTCTCCAGAATCCCGGCCACATCTTCCCGCTCTCCCGCAAAGCCCGCCAGTTTCTGCGTCGCCGCCTCGCGGGCCAGTGCCCCCAGCGCGGACGGGACCCGGTCCACAGCGCGGCGGGGTTTGCCGCCCTGTTCTTCTGACTTGATGGCCTGCCAGTTGCTGACCACCTCGGCGCTGCCGCTGACCACCGCGATTCCAAAGACGTGCGGGTGCCGCCGCACCAGCTTCTTCACGATGGCCTCCTCCACGTCCGTGTAAGAAAAAGTGCCCTCCTCCTCGGCGATCACGCTGTGAAAGGCCACCTGAAGCAGCACGTCGCCCAGTTCACCGGCCAGTTCCGTCGGACTGCCGCTGTCGATGGCGTCCACCGCCTCGGCGGCTTCCTCCAGCAGGTACGGGCGCAAGGAGGCGTGGGTCTGTTCAGCGTCCCAGGGACAGCCGTCCGGGGCGCGCAGGCGGCGCATGGTGGTCAGGAGGTCCTCCATGCGGGCCACTGTAGCGCCTGGGTCGGTGGGGTTTCGTGGGAGGTCTTCGCCCGGGAGCATCTGCCTCATCCCTGCTTCACGGCCCATCAGACAGGGTGTGCTGGACTGTGAACATGAAGATCCAGACCCGCCTCGTACCCGCCGCGTTGCTGACTGCACTGCTGCTGCCCGCCCAGATGTCCGCCCAGGCCCAGACGCCCGCTC comes from the Deinococcus sp. AJ005 genome and includes:
- a CDS encoding cation diffusion facilitator family transporter, translating into MSAPSSAQNSPRPQGTGRAAQLALWTVGVALVVLGLKFVAYLMTSSVALYSDALESVVNVAAALAAFVALRVAALPADQNHPYGHTKAEYFSAVAEGVLIVLAALSIGREAIGGLMNPHELAAPYAGLLVNAGASVINMLWAGLLLRAGAELRSPALLADGRHLRTDVLTSVGVLLGLLAAKLTGLSWLDPVMALLVAVNILWSGFGLMRESVGGLMDAAVDPQTEKGIRRIMSEHGDGALEMHDLRTRHAGRLAFIEFHMVVPGEMSVQQAHTICDRLEDAIRAEIPGSSITIHVEPQDKAKHHGVLVL
- a CDS encoding CoA pyrophosphatase → MSDSPSTDPLDASLLEDVQTRGNLDPWEGWLAARRRQTLHLPNYRPAAVLVALTREADPRVLLTVRSSELPTHRGQIAFPGGSLEAGESVIAGAVREAWEEVGLDPATVTVLGEMDDVYTPAGFHVTPVLARVPAQPALRLSGEVAQLLLPTLSELRALTPTQENRQMPDGQPVILYRYPWQGHDIWGMTARVLHDLLTDGPL
- a CDS encoding CBS and ACT domain-containing protein, translating into MLVRDWMTRDPVTVTPSTPVMEALKTLKDGNFRRLPVMDKGKLIGITTRKDLKDAMPSKATTLSVWELNYLLSKLTVAEMMARPVITAAEGEYMEDAALRMQEHHVGGLPVLDDSGKLSGIITTMDVLRAFTEILGMREGGQRITLEMPDTPGSLEKATRAIAPSNIISVATYDGRDGHRRFVMRVSGEGTKDVKQRVRDSGITVLE
- a CDS encoding MazG family protein, giving the protein MEDLLTTMRRLRAPDGCPWDAEQTHASLRPYLLEEAAEAVDAIDSGSPTELAGELGDVLLQVAFHSVIAEEEGTFSYTDVEEAIVKKLVRRHPHVFGIAVVSGSAEVVSNWQAIKSEEQGGKPRRAVDRVPSALGALAREAATQKLAGFAGEREDVAGILETAPDSPQGVADVLAAVVAWARAQGVDAELALRDHSTRTLEGLPDESAAP
- a CDS encoding DUF4384 domain-containing protein; this translates as MKKFLMIPAALLLSTAAAAPKISAQSIIVNPTTPDLSVSVRVDKDSSGAQNPAYKVGDKAVISATVNRDAYVYLFNVNPDGSVDQILPNRLSEANFVKANTTRSFPAPGDKFTFDIAGPIGQNKVLALASLTELNLGQISSFKTTQDQFATVNAKSQAGLAQALSIVVTPIPQNSWVSDTAFYTVAGVTPISTGSLFVGANVDNATVTLNGQRLGGANVTYNDLRPGSYPVRVQAPGYRDISTTVAIRAGATTNVNAEFAAVVVTPPAPTKLTITIRSSVNNARVFVDGREAGTIGNGSLNVQVDRGSHEIVLIAPGYRTFLSTYNVTTNGQITINPTR